Proteins found in one Vallitalea guaymasensis genomic segment:
- a CDS encoding ABC transporter ATP-binding protein, translated as MINVEHLSKNFEGTKALADISLHIKKGSIYGLVGPNGAGKTTLIKHLTGVYQQDDGQIKIDGNFVYENNEIKEKIAYVPDELYFFPQYTIKKMARFYREVFSTWNEERYEKLKDVFMIDENMKINKLSKGMKKQVAFWLCISYMPEVMILDEPVDGLDPVMRKKVWNLVVQDVAERQMTVLVSSHNLRELEDICDTVGIMHQGKLLIERELDDLKSDVYKIQVAFKGEFDKSILDGTKILHKENRGSIFLYILKGNREKTISIIEQSNPAILDILPLTLEEIFIYEMGGVGYEIKDIIL; from the coding sequence ATGATTAATGTTGAACACTTAAGCAAAAATTTTGAAGGTACCAAAGCATTAGCTGATATATCTCTACATATAAAAAAGGGTTCAATTTATGGGCTAGTTGGACCAAATGGTGCTGGTAAAACAACACTAATAAAACACTTAACTGGAGTATATCAACAGGATGATGGACAAATCAAGATAGATGGAAATTTTGTTTATGAAAATAATGAAATAAAAGAAAAAATAGCTTATGTCCCTGACGAATTATATTTCTTTCCTCAGTATACTATCAAAAAAATGGCTAGATTCTATAGAGAAGTTTTTAGTACATGGAATGAAGAAAGGTACGAAAAACTAAAAGATGTTTTCATGATAGATGAAAACATGAAAATTAACAAACTATCTAAAGGTATGAAAAAACAAGTAGCATTTTGGCTGTGTATATCCTATATGCCAGAAGTAATGATACTGGATGAACCTGTAGACGGATTAGACCCTGTAATGAGAAAGAAAGTATGGAATCTAGTAGTACAAGATGTGGCAGAAAGACAAATGACTGTTTTGGTATCTTCACATAATCTAAGAGAATTAGAGGATATATGTGATACTGTTGGTATAATGCATCAAGGGAAATTGCTGATTGAAAGGGAATTGGATGATCTAAAATCAGATGTGTATAAAATACAAGTAGCATTTAAGGGTGAATTTGATAAGAGCATATTAGATGGTACTAAAATATTGCATAAAGAAAATAGAGGGAGTATTTTCTTATATATATTAAAAGGTAACAGAGAAAAAACTATCAGTATAATAGAACAAAGCAATCCAGCAATATTAGACATTCTACCTCTTACATTAGAAGAAATATTCATATATGAAATGGGAGGTGTGGGTTATGAAATCAAAGACATCATACTTTAG
- a CDS encoding HD-GYP domain-containing protein, protein MTKYTVKQINTVDATEGMVLAEDVIYSNGLLLFPKDTTLTDRHILKLSLYDIRYVYIKDFIEDPIYTKSPIKRELTPQQIRTKQNFIKFSKDYEIQETKVRDNLNQISDGKGVKITDLFSISSNLVKDLGTQSDLFSHLCHLKTSDDSTYTHCLNVSMLCNIFAHWLHFDDSEIEALTVAGLLHDIGKMKIDPKILNKPGKLTPEEFELVKQHPKIGYDMVKDVDMDEGIKQAILLHHEKMNGSGYPFGLNWDKIHPYAKIVSIVDIYDAMTSERTYHQRYSPFKVIKIFEEECYGILDTHYMYTFLEHIAHNYIGSIARLSTGEECEIKFIHKKSPSRPIVQVDNILLDLEQENNIFIEEIL, encoded by the coding sequence TTGACAAAGTATACCGTAAAACAAATTAATACAGTAGATGCTACTGAAGGAATGGTTTTAGCTGAGGACGTTATATATTCAAATGGGTTATTATTGTTTCCAAAAGATACTACACTTACAGATAGACATATTCTAAAGTTATCTCTTTATGACATTAGATATGTATATATAAAAGATTTTATCGAAGACCCTATCTATACAAAGTCCCCCATAAAACGGGAACTTACACCACAGCAGATTAGAACCAAACAGAATTTCATCAAATTCAGTAAAGATTATGAAATACAGGAAACCAAAGTTAGAGACAATCTTAATCAAATTAGCGATGGTAAGGGTGTTAAGATTACTGATTTGTTTTCAATAAGTTCAAATCTAGTAAAAGATCTTGGAACTCAAAGTGATTTGTTCAGTCATTTATGCCATCTAAAAACTTCTGATGATTCTACATATACCCATTGTCTTAATGTTTCTATGTTATGTAATATATTTGCGCATTGGCTTCATTTTGACGATTCAGAGATAGAAGCTCTAACTGTAGCTGGACTTCTACATGATATAGGTAAGATGAAAATAGATCCTAAGATTCTTAATAAACCTGGTAAATTGACCCCAGAAGAATTTGAATTGGTTAAACAGCATCCAAAGATAGGATACGATATGGTTAAAGATGTAGATATGGATGAAGGCATCAAGCAGGCTATTCTACTTCATCATGAAAAAATGAATGGTTCAGGTTATCCATTTGGATTGAACTGGGACAAAATTCATCCTTATGCCAAGATTGTTTCCATAGTAGATATATATGATGCTATGACATCAGAACGTACTTATCATCAACGCTATTCTCCTTTTAAAGTTATTAAAATATTCGAAGAAGAATGTTACGGTATTCTTGATACTCATTACATGTACACATTTTTAGAGCATATCGCTCATAATTATATTGGAAGTATTGCAAGGTTATCTACAGGTGAAGAATGTGAAATCAAATTTATCCACAAAAAATCACCTTCAAGACCTATAGTTCAGGTTGATAATATTTTATTGGATTTGGAACAAGAGAATAATATTTTCATTGAAGAAATACTGTAA
- a CDS encoding 4Fe-4S double cluster binding domain-containing protein produces MVGLIEKEVKKHGDRAKVFPARNLKRIEQDSRNTMNSGLLDKFQKNIVNGFQDINLPNLDFTIRSIIIVASPSPATVTVNFNWQGEKVPLKLPSTYMDMTTAPLRIENYLNDFLKSLGYQIKYAPRLPRNLLAARSGLGTYGRNNLCYVEGLGSFINLVPFYSNIPCEDDIWHEMFQMDICKGCRDCLDNCPTGAIVEDRFLIKTERCLTYYNEVDSKWDFPEWVDKSSHNSIYGCSRCQDVCPVNKRYIDDNKIKPIEFTEEETSLLLEGKPIEELSRRMKRKIKVLNMSDYLAALPRNLNILLK; encoded by the coding sequence ATGGTTGGATTAATTGAAAAAGAGGTAAAAAAACATGGAGATAGAGCAAAAGTATTTCCTGCCAGGAATTTAAAGCGGATTGAACAAGACTCAAGAAATACTATGAATAGTGGATTATTGGACAAGTTCCAAAAAAATATTGTTAATGGTTTTCAGGATATTAATTTACCTAATCTTGATTTTACCATTCGTTCAATTATCATAGTTGCATCACCAAGTCCCGCCACAGTAACAGTTAACTTCAATTGGCAAGGTGAGAAAGTACCGTTAAAGCTTCCTTCCACATATATGGATATGACCACTGCGCCACTTAGAATAGAAAATTATTTGAATGATTTTCTGAAATCTTTGGGTTATCAAATAAAATATGCCCCAAGATTACCTAGAAATCTATTAGCTGCAAGAAGTGGATTGGGTACATATGGTAGAAATAATCTATGCTATGTGGAAGGTTTAGGTAGTTTCATTAATCTTGTACCTTTTTATTCAAATATCCCTTGTGAAGATGATATTTGGCATGAAATGTTTCAAATGGATATCTGTAAAGGCTGTAGAGATTGTTTGGATAATTGTCCAACGGGAGCAATTGTGGAAGATAGATTTTTGATTAAAACTGAAAGATGTCTTACCTATTACAACGAAGTTGATTCAAAATGGGATTTTCCAGAGTGGGTGGACAAATCTTCCCATAATAGCATATATGGATGTTCAAGATGTCAGGATGTATGTCCTGTAAACAAAAGATATATAGACGATAATAAAATCAAGCCTATAGAATTCACTGAGGAAGAGACTAGTTTATTACTTGAAGGTAAACCCATTGAAGAATTGTCAAGAAGAATGAAACGAAAAATAAAAGTATTGAATATGTCTGATTATCTTGCCGCTCTACCTAGAAATCTTAATATACTCTTAAAATGA
- a CDS encoding sulfatase family protein translates to MRKPNIVYILADDMGYGDVSYLNERAAFKTPNFDKMCEEGIYFTDAHAASSVCTPSRYSILTGRYCWRSPLKEGVLFGYDKPLLESNRPTIASYLQSKGYKTACIGKWHLGLEWTYKDSKNKESIDYTMPLKDTPVNHGFDYFYGIAGSLDMAPYVYVENMNITALPDREEGCTTIQETCKMNQAYNKKFFRKGPTGADFVHEEVLPNFTNRVLGKLEEYKDDPFFIYFPLNAPHTPILPSKEFQGKSGTNEYGDFVLMCDDVVGKINTKLQELGIADNTIVIFTSDNGCSLAADYKELAQYGHNPSYIYRGTKADIYEGGHRIPLIVKWPDTIRPNIQCNEPVCLIDFFATISDIFGDSMEGNIAEDSVSNLPIWKEQNELPVREAMVHHSINGSFSIRKGKWKLEMCPDSGGWSDPKPGTTDDSYPPIQLYNLEEDVRERFNVYDEHEDIVNELKNLLIQYIEDGRSTEGKLQENDGEKHWKQIKWVD, encoded by the coding sequence ATGAGAAAACCTAATATTGTTTACATACTAGCTGATGATATGGGTTATGGTGATGTATCATACCTTAATGAAAGAGCTGCTTTCAAAACACCTAATTTTGACAAGATGTGTGAAGAGGGAATCTATTTTACTGATGCCCATGCTGCTTCATCTGTATGCACACCCTCAAGATATAGTATTTTGACAGGTAGATATTGTTGGAGAAGTCCTTTAAAAGAAGGAGTGTTATTTGGCTATGACAAGCCCCTTCTTGAATCCAATCGTCCAACTATAGCCTCTTATCTACAATCAAAAGGTTATAAAACAGCTTGTATCGGAAAATGGCATCTAGGATTGGAATGGACCTATAAGGATTCTAAGAATAAAGAAAGTATTGATTATACAATGCCTTTAAAAGATACTCCTGTCAATCATGGTTTTGATTATTTTTATGGTATTGCAGGATCGTTAGATATGGCTCCTTATGTCTATGTTGAAAATATGAATATTACAGCATTGCCTGATAGGGAAGAAGGTTGTACAACTATACAAGAAACCTGTAAAATGAATCAAGCCTATAATAAGAAATTCTTTAGGAAAGGTCCAACTGGTGCAGATTTTGTGCATGAGGAAGTATTACCTAATTTTACTAATCGAGTTCTAGGTAAACTGGAAGAATACAAAGACGACCCTTTCTTCATATATTTCCCACTTAATGCACCTCATACCCCTATTCTACCTTCAAAAGAGTTTCAAGGAAAATCTGGTACCAATGAGTATGGTGATTTTGTTCTTATGTGTGATGATGTAGTTGGAAAGATTAATACCAAGTTACAGGAACTAGGTATAGCTGATAATACAATTGTTATTTTTACTAGTGATAATGGTTGTTCACTTGCGGCAGATTATAAGGAGTTAGCCCAATATGGTCATAACCCAAGTTATATCTATCGTGGAACAAAAGCTGATATTTATGAAGGCGGTCATCGTATCCCCCTTATAGTTAAATGGCCTGATACCATTCGTCCAAATATACAATGTAATGAACCTGTTTGCTTAATTGATTTTTTTGCTACTATTTCAGATATATTTGGTGATTCTATGGAAGGTAATATTGCAGAAGATAGTGTAAGTAATCTTCCTATATGGAAAGAACAAAATGAATTACCAGTTAGAGAAGCAATGGTTCATCATTCTATCAATGGTTCCTTTTCTATTAGAAAAGGCAAATGGAAATTAGAGATGTGTCCTGACTCTGGTGGATGGAGTGACCCTAAACCAGGTACTACAGATGACAGTTATCCTCCAATACAACTATATAATCTTGAGGAAGATGTCAGGGAAAGATTCAACGTGTATGATGAACATGAGGATATAGTAAATGAGTTAAAGAATCTATTAATACAATATATTGAAGACGGAAGAAGTACTGAAGGCAAGCTTCAGGAGAATGATGGAGAAAAACACTGGAAACAGATTAAGTGGGTTGATTAA
- a CDS encoding helix-turn-helix transcriptional regulator — MFDFIPYLISANYTQHRRKFQPNHAFEKRITKSYELVYFLDDSNCKMILDNKEYKIVGDTIVFRKPDQHNQSFMPYESILLCFTFQPLKKESNDDNGKKDLQSIIMDRIITDPFVDNIKTIYNKPNQGNYRRIFEDIYKESLLNRQYSSYYFSSKLMEILYGLYHENNSNLYTNDEQVTDEDLLVILSYIHSNLNNCFTVKIMSKELSISERSIYKLFKEHLGTTPVQYINECKLNYSKRLLLNSNISVHKIAIMSGYDNSTYYITLFKKRYGITPLQYRNKRAET, encoded by the coding sequence ATGTTTGATTTCATACCTTATCTAATATCTGCTAACTACACTCAACATAGAAGAAAGTTTCAACCAAATCATGCTTTTGAAAAAAGGATAACCAAATCCTATGAGTTGGTGTATTTCTTGGATGATAGTAATTGTAAAATGATTTTGGATAATAAAGAATATAAGATAGTGGGGGATACAATAGTTTTTAGAAAACCTGATCAGCATAATCAATCTTTCATGCCTTACGAAAGTATACTACTTTGCTTTACCTTCCAACCATTAAAAAAAGAAAGTAATGATGACAATGGTAAAAAAGATCTACAGAGTATAATAATGGATAGAATCATCACTGACCCTTTTGTAGATAATATAAAAACAATATATAACAAACCTAATCAGGGAAATTACAGGAGAATATTTGAGGATATATACAAAGAATCATTGCTTAACAGGCAGTATTCAAGTTATTATTTTTCTTCAAAGCTAATGGAGATACTTTATGGATTATATCATGAAAACAATTCCAATCTATATACTAATGATGAACAAGTAACGGACGAAGATTTATTGGTTATACTAAGTTACATACATAGTAACTTAAATAATTGTTTCACAGTCAAAATAATGAGTAAAGAATTGTCTATAAGTGAGAGGTCCATATATAAGCTTTTCAAAGAGCATTTAGGAACAACTCCTGTGCAATATATTAATGAATGTAAACTCAATTATTCAAAGAGATTGCTATTGAATTCTAACATTTCCGTGCACAAAATAGCTATAATGAGCGGATATGATAATTCAACATATTATATAACATTATTCAAGAAAAGATATGGAATAACTCCTCTTCAATATAGAAATAAAAGAGCAGAAACATGA
- a CDS encoding GntR family transcriptional regulator, translating into MLLIHIDLRSREPIYEQLVNNIKELIFSGILQPDEKLPSVRELASQLTINPNTIQKAYKELENLGYIYSARGRGNFVMPVDDKSGVKNSVELLKKITELVKEANYVGISKEFIKQIIEDVYRKKIDKGGIE; encoded by the coding sequence GTGCTATTGATTCACATTGACTTAAGAAGTAGAGAACCAATATACGAACAATTAGTAAACAATATAAAAGAATTAATATTCTCAGGAATACTACAACCAGATGAAAAGCTTCCATCTGTTAGGGAGCTTGCAAGCCAGTTAACAATTAATCCTAATACAATTCAAAAAGCATATAAAGAATTAGAGAATTTAGGTTATATTTACTCAGCAAGAGGAAGGGGTAACTTTGTCATGCCAGTAGATGATAAATCAGGGGTAAAAAATAGTGTTGAACTATTGAAAAAAATAACTGAACTAGTAAAAGAAGCCAACTATGTGGGCATATCAAAAGAATTTATAAAACAAATAATTGAAGATGTCTATAGAAAAAAAATAGATAAGGGAGGTATAGAATGA
- a CDS encoding DUF6449 domain-containing protein: MKSKTSYFSKTWFCNDLRAYGWFGIVYTIVLFCMMTLPSMLSYSDGNYNTNYMMNIFEFDNFFINVMLLTLPVLVAILLFRYLQVVRSYTIIHSYPYTRVQIFNSHILVGLILLLVPLLFNTVLMIIINTIVGCPTSNMFYLSWFLKASILSSAIFIISSFIGVIVGGSIWQLVFSYIFLLLPVGLIIMVLYFLNIVVYGFSDSYYSQANYLCPLIINNMSNMSVVMNMSIVAYIIYIIIFYPFALYLYKRRNLENVSSIICFNIFKVIFKYGVTFCFMLGAGVVFCYWYRDDESLLRFLIGGLVGAVIGYFLSEMLLQKQINVFNKYKGLLIYSLVIIIAVMGFKFDLLGYEKKVPKADDVESIDFNSGYSHRFFWNSYYSEYDTEEMINFIIALHTEIIKERPAEGDQVNIAYRLKNGKSIKRTYSIDKEEKYDQYYKAVFESIEFKENHYALLTNDEENIYNANIYPDSCKENIVIKDPQELKEFISITKQEIIDESYENMKESINLAKINFYGTSKKGRNITLDVQLKSNYTNLISWLKEKGYYENIVILPEDVSEMAITTSYRYEDEEDIFNRTGEYNYIYIKDKGKIQQILNSRVNISERYDDVKDMIVYIKYKSIDDIETIRISAERAPEFILKH, translated from the coding sequence ATGAAATCAAAGACATCATACTTTAGTAAAACATGGTTCTGTAATGATTTGAGAGCCTATGGATGGTTTGGTATTGTTTATACAATAGTTCTCTTTTGTATGATGACATTACCTTCAATGCTAAGTTATTCAGATGGAAATTATAATACAAATTATATGATGAACATTTTTGAATTCGATAACTTTTTTATTAATGTAATGCTTCTCACGCTACCTGTGTTAGTGGCCATACTATTATTTCGCTACTTACAAGTAGTGCGTTCATATACTATAATACACAGCTATCCATATACTAGGGTACAAATATTTAATAGCCATATTCTAGTAGGATTAATACTCTTATTGGTACCATTACTATTTAATACAGTATTGATGATAATAATAAATACAATTGTGGGATGTCCTACTAGTAATATGTTTTATCTAAGTTGGTTTTTAAAAGCCTCTATATTATCATCAGCTATTTTTATAATTAGTTCATTCATAGGGGTTATAGTAGGCGGGTCTATATGGCAACTGGTATTTTCTTACATATTTTTATTACTTCCAGTAGGGTTAATAATTATGGTTTTATATTTCCTGAATATTGTTGTTTATGGATTTTCCGATAGTTATTATTCACAAGCTAATTACTTGTGTCCATTGATAATCAACAATATGAGCAATATGAGTGTTGTGATGAATATGAGCATTGTTGCTTATATAATATATATTATAATTTTCTACCCCTTTGCTCTATATTTATATAAGCGAAGAAACCTGGAGAATGTTTCAAGCATCATATGTTTTAATATATTTAAAGTAATATTCAAATATGGTGTGACTTTTTGTTTTATGCTTGGAGCAGGAGTTGTTTTTTGCTACTGGTACCGAGATGATGAATCATTACTTAGATTCCTGATAGGTGGGTTAGTAGGAGCTGTAATAGGATATTTTCTATCCGAGATGTTACTACAAAAACAAATTAATGTATTTAACAAATATAAAGGACTTCTTATATATAGTTTGGTTATCATAATTGCAGTAATGGGTTTTAAGTTTGATTTATTAGGTTATGAAAAAAAAGTTCCAAAAGCAGATGATGTTGAAAGTATTGATTTTAATAGTGGGTATAGCCATAGATTTTTCTGGAATTCTTATTACTCTGAGTATGATACTGAAGAAATGATAAATTTTATTATAGCCCTTCATACTGAAATAATTAAAGAACGACCAGCAGAAGGTGATCAGGTAAATATTGCATATAGATTAAAAAATGGTAAAAGTATTAAAAGAACATATTCAATAGATAAAGAAGAGAAGTATGACCAGTATTACAAAGCAGTATTTGAATCAATAGAATTTAAGGAAAATCATTATGCTCTATTAACAAATGATGAAGAAAATATATATAATGCCAATATTTATCCAGACAGTTGTAAGGAGAATATTGTAATAAAAGATCCACAAGAATTAAAAGAATTTATATCCATAACTAAGCAAGAAATAATAGATGAATCCTATGAAAACATGAAAGAAAGTATTAATCTAGCAAAAATAAATTTTTATGGAACCAGTAAAAAAGGGCGTAATATTACATTAGATGTACAACTAAAAAGTAATTATACTAACTTAATATCCTGGTTAAAAGAAAAAGGATATTACGAAAATATTGTGATTTTACCAGAAGATGTCAGTGAAATGGCGATAACAACTTCATATAGATATGAAGATGAAGAAGATATATTTAATCGTACTGGGGAGTATAATTATATATATATTAAAGACAAAGGTAAAATACAGCAAATTTTAAATAGTAGAGTTAACATCAGTGAAAGATATGATGATGTCAAAGATATGATTGTATATATAAAGTATAAATCAATTGATGATATAGAGACGATTCGTATAAGTGCTGAACGTGCACCAGAATTTATTCTTAAACATTAG